One segment of Longimicrobium sp. DNA contains the following:
- a CDS encoding DUF4388 domain-containing protein — MVLPPRFTARSGPATLISLADAEARAPLAALFRALAADPGSLYPLVYVGPLPRGELVRRELESACRERGLRLGGPREETDVALASLADAVGGGFAARQTVVWGALPFHALPAPAARALTGALPFDPADYADLAATGWSLAPVLARAASAPGRAVNPVIVEGHPDTLGVLAAEARMRLGVRGVYPVEVVSATDLVRGDPAAGVGEGGAVVVRAGLLADPAQRAALVEALAAWSARGVQAVVVGERATRESLLAERGWNRIAARAAFVMAADELGLDDEDDAAWPALADLLPGHPPLSPEVEAPAFPLRAFNLRDVLEIADARRESGTILVYAADRLGWIEVAEGTAVDAARLGDPEGAAPAGLLSARVQEMGTWDDGTVVVVSGPMLPRAGIGLSTLAYDLTRLADERAAGRTPTLDPRVTGRAPLPPHHVANALIARGLVRPALVLLRAAEEGPGWGAEDDVLLAMLLATDEPQGASLRLRRAIFRLAAAPNDPATGALQRDATLAALILEVRGRQMRPAAAWETVERWLDGAGAGWVDSERRAAAVAELALRAGRADSAAYFLQGVAHYAGADHPLVRTLAKHIPVGA; from the coding sequence ATGGTTTTGCCGCCCCGCTTCACCGCCCGCAGCGGCCCCGCCACCCTCATCTCGCTGGCCGACGCCGAGGCGCGCGCCCCGCTGGCAGCCCTCTTTCGCGCCCTGGCCGCCGACCCGGGCTCCCTGTACCCGCTGGTGTACGTGGGCCCCCTCCCGCGCGGCGAGCTGGTGCGGCGCGAGCTGGAGTCCGCCTGCCGCGAGCGCGGGCTGCGCCTGGGAGGTCCCCGCGAGGAGACGGACGTGGCACTCGCCTCGCTGGCCGACGCGGTGGGGGGCGGATTCGCGGCGCGCCAGACGGTGGTGTGGGGCGCCCTCCCCTTCCACGCCCTCCCGGCGCCGGCCGCGCGGGCGCTGACGGGAGCGCTCCCTTTCGACCCGGCCGACTACGCCGACCTCGCGGCCACCGGGTGGTCGCTGGCCCCGGTGCTGGCGCGCGCCGCCTCCGCGCCGGGGAGGGCGGTGAACCCCGTGATCGTGGAGGGGCATCCTGACACGCTGGGCGTTCTCGCGGCCGAGGCGCGCATGCGGCTGGGCGTGCGCGGCGTGTACCCGGTGGAGGTCGTCTCCGCGACCGACCTGGTGCGCGGCGACCCCGCGGCCGGCGTGGGCGAGGGCGGCGCGGTCGTGGTGCGTGCCGGGCTTCTTGCTGATCCCGCGCAGCGCGCCGCCCTGGTGGAAGCGCTCGCGGCCTGGAGCGCGCGCGGGGTGCAGGCGGTGGTGGTGGGCGAGCGGGCTACGCGCGAAAGCCTCCTGGCCGAGCGCGGGTGGAACCGGATCGCCGCCCGCGCCGCCTTCGTGATGGCGGCCGACGAGCTGGGCTTGGACGACGAGGACGATGCCGCCTGGCCCGCCCTGGCCGACCTCCTCCCTGGCCACCCGCCACTCTCGCCGGAGGTGGAGGCGCCCGCGTTCCCCCTTCGCGCCTTCAACCTGCGCGACGTGCTGGAGATCGCCGACGCGCGGCGCGAGAGCGGCACCATCCTCGTCTACGCCGCCGACCGGCTGGGGTGGATCGAGGTGGCGGAGGGGACGGCCGTGGATGCGGCGCGGCTGGGTGATCCGGAGGGCGCCGCGCCCGCCGGCCTCCTCAGCGCGCGCGTGCAGGAGATGGGGACGTGGGACGACGGCACCGTCGTCGTGGTCTCCGGCCCGATGCTGCCGCGCGCCGGCATCGGACTCTCCACGCTGGCGTACGATCTGACGCGCCTGGCGGACGAGCGGGCCGCGGGCCGGACCCCCACGCTCGACCCGCGGGTCACCGGGCGCGCTCCGCTCCCGCCACACCACGTCGCGAACGCCCTCATCGCGCGCGGCCTGGTGCGCCCCGCCCTGGTCCTCCTGCGCGCCGCGGAGGAGGGGCCGGGGTGGGGCGCCGAGGACGACGTCCTCCTCGCGATGCTCCTGGCCACCGACGAGCCGCAGGGCGCCAGCCTGCGGCTGCGGCGAGCCATCTTCCGCCTCGCCGCGGCCCCCAACGACCCCGCCACCGGCGCCCTCCAGCGCGACGCGACCCTCGCCGCGCTCATCCTGGAGGTGCGCGGACGCCAGATGAGGCCCGCCGCCGCCTGGGAAACGGTGGAGCGCTGGCTGGACGGCGCCGGCGCCGGCTGGGTGGACAGCGAGCGCCGCGCCGCCGCCGTCGCCGAACTCGCCCTGCGCGCCGGCCGCGCGGACAGCGCCGCGTACTTCCTCCAGGGCGTCGCCCACTACGCCGGCGCCGACCACCCCCTGGTCCGCACCCTCGCCAAACATATACCCGTTGGGGCGTGA
- a CDS encoding ABC transporter permease produces the protein MEWITRWRNRLRVLLRREEVERELEEEFAFHLEMETRTNLRAGMTPEAARRQAVLTFGGRERFREEVRDARWFAPAIGLTTDVKLALRMLAKHPALSVTGALGMAVGVAIATVFFSFMAFYYSAPPLDEGDRIVGLDYLDMGNDDCWCTNLFDLVTWRGSQRSVRQLSAFRDSDRYLRVPGGTAGGVPVAEMTASGFDVARVPPLLGRPLLASDEAKGAPAVMVIGHDEWRRDFGADRGIVGREVRLDGTPYTVVGVMPVGFRFPYNHGYWTALRSDAGLQGPGEGPRVTIFGRLAPGVSRAAAEAELRIVSARLAREFPAAYATFRPIVRPYAQVVLDVHQYPAWIVWTMQLFGALVLAAIAVTVAALVYARTASRQAEIAVRTALGASRRRIVTQLFVEALALSSLAAVAGLLIANVGFRQIAPIAVTGGLPYWIESGLPASTVAYAMGLAVLAAFIVSIVPALAATGQRLQSTLRQMGGATGLQLGRTWTALIVVQVAVAVAVLPPVSAIAWNWKPPAEPTFPVEEMLVLQLKPDVAPARKALAAPSTEQAGESFAETQAELIRRIAVEPGVLGVTYASAPPSSGKPVRIEVEGGVTTADAAPAVAFSSGVAPNYFDVFGAQVLAGRPFGSGDAPEGAAAVVSRSFVRRFLGDGVALGRRVRSTAIAAGDSARPGPWLEIVGVVDDLYDASGEPELQKPAIYLPTALGAAPVTVAIRTRGIDPNVLVPGLWEIAGEVAPGRPMTVAGPDELRGGDKSRGARFSVFAVGFVTLSVLLLSAAGISAMMSFAVTRRYREIGIRLALGASRRQVLQTIFSRAALQLALGLAVGAVLVTLVDRLGGGEMMGGQRHVLVPMVAALVIAVGLLATGGPASQVLRVRPMEALRQE, from the coding sequence ATGGAGTGGATCACGCGATGGCGGAATCGGCTGCGGGTGCTCCTCCGCCGGGAAGAGGTGGAGCGCGAGCTGGAGGAGGAGTTCGCCTTCCACCTCGAGATGGAGACGCGGACGAACCTCCGCGCCGGAATGACCCCGGAAGCCGCGAGGCGCCAGGCGGTGCTGACCTTCGGCGGACGCGAGCGGTTCCGGGAAGAGGTGCGCGACGCGCGCTGGTTTGCACCGGCGATCGGGCTGACGACCGACGTAAAGCTCGCCCTGCGCATGCTGGCGAAGCACCCGGCGCTCTCCGTGACCGGCGCGCTCGGGATGGCCGTCGGCGTTGCCATCGCAACGGTCTTCTTCAGCTTCATGGCGTTCTACTACTCGGCCCCGCCGCTCGACGAGGGTGACCGGATCGTCGGGCTCGACTACCTCGATATGGGGAACGACGACTGCTGGTGCACGAACCTCTTTGACCTGGTCACCTGGAGGGGGAGCCAGCGGTCCGTCCGGCAGCTGTCCGCCTTCCGCGACTCCGATCGCTACCTGCGCGTTCCGGGCGGCACGGCGGGTGGAGTACCAGTGGCGGAGATGACCGCGTCGGGATTCGACGTGGCGCGGGTGCCGCCGCTCCTCGGCCGTCCGCTCCTTGCGTCGGATGAGGCCAAAGGAGCTCCGGCCGTGATGGTGATCGGGCACGATGAGTGGCGGCGGGATTTCGGCGCGGACCGTGGCATCGTCGGACGCGAGGTGCGCCTCGACGGCACCCCGTACACAGTCGTGGGTGTGATGCCCGTGGGCTTCCGCTTCCCGTACAACCACGGCTACTGGACCGCGCTCCGGAGCGACGCCGGGCTCCAGGGCCCGGGCGAGGGCCCCCGCGTGACCATCTTCGGCCGGCTCGCCCCAGGGGTTTCCAGGGCGGCGGCCGAAGCCGAGTTGAGAATCGTGAGCGCGCGGCTCGCGCGCGAGTTCCCGGCGGCATACGCCACCTTCCGCCCGATCGTCAGACCGTACGCCCAGGTCGTGCTCGACGTGCACCAGTACCCGGCCTGGATCGTCTGGACGATGCAGCTCTTCGGGGCTCTGGTTCTGGCCGCGATCGCGGTCACCGTGGCGGCACTGGTCTACGCCCGGACGGCATCTCGCCAGGCCGAGATCGCGGTCCGCACGGCGCTGGGCGCGAGCCGCCGGCGCATCGTCACGCAACTCTTCGTGGAGGCGCTCGCGCTCTCCTCGCTCGCGGCGGTGGCCGGGCTGCTGATCGCGAACGTCGGGTTCCGGCAAATCGCCCCCATTGCCGTTACGGGGGGCCTTCCGTACTGGATCGAGTCCGGCCTCCCGGCGTCCACGGTCGCGTACGCCATGGGTCTCGCCGTGCTCGCGGCCTTCATCGTCAGCATCGTCCCTGCGCTGGCGGCCACCGGGCAGCGGCTGCAGTCCACACTCCGCCAGATGGGCGGCGCCACCGGGTTGCAGCTTGGGCGCACCTGGACGGCGCTCATCGTGGTGCAGGTCGCGGTCGCGGTGGCTGTGCTCCCGCCCGTGAGCGCGATCGCCTGGAATTGGAAGCCGCCCGCCGAGCCCACCTTCCCGGTCGAGGAGATGCTCGTGCTCCAGCTCAAGCCGGATGTAGCTCCGGCCCGGAAGGCGCTGGCCGCTCCGTCCACGGAGCAGGCGGGCGAGTCCTTTGCCGAAACCCAGGCTGAGCTGATCCGCCGGATCGCCGTGGAGCCGGGCGTGCTCGGCGTGACGTATGCCTCGGCGCCCCCGAGCTCCGGCAAGCCCGTGCGCATCGAGGTCGAGGGCGGGGTGACGACGGCGGACGCGGCACCTGCCGTCGCGTTCTCCTCCGGTGTCGCACCCAACTATTTCGATGTGTTTGGCGCTCAGGTGCTGGCGGGGCGGCCGTTCGGGTCCGGCGACGCGCCCGAAGGCGCGGCCGCTGTCGTCAGCCGCTCCTTCGTCCGTCGCTTCCTCGGGGACGGAGTCGCCCTCGGCCGCCGGGTGCGCAGCACGGCGATCGCAGCGGGCGACTCCGCCAGGCCAGGCCCCTGGCTCGAGATCGTGGGGGTGGTGGACGATCTCTACGACGCGAGCGGCGAGCCGGAGCTTCAGAAGCCGGCCATCTATCTCCCGACGGCGCTGGGGGCAGCGCCGGTGACCGTCGCCATCCGCACGCGGGGGATCGACCCCAACGTCCTCGTCCCGGGGCTGTGGGAAATCGCCGGAGAGGTGGCACCGGGGCGCCCGATGACCGTCGCCGGCCCGGACGAGCTTCGCGGCGGCGACAAAAGTCGTGGAGCCCGATTCTCCGTCTTCGCGGTAGGCTTTGTGACGCTGAGCGTGCTCCTTCTCTCCGCGGCAGGGATCTCGGCGATGATGTCGTTCGCCGTCACACGCCGGTATCGGGAGATCGGGATCCGGCTCGCCCTCGGTGCATCGCGCCGCCAGGTGTTGCAGACGATCTTCTCGCGCGCCGCGCTTCAGCTCGCGCTGGGGCTGGCCGTGGGGGCCGTCCTCGTCACGCTGGTAGACCGACTCGGCGGCGGTGAAATGATGGGCGGCCAGCGCCACGTGCTCGTGCCCATGGTCGCGGCACTCGTGATCGCCGTCGGGCTGCTGGCTACGGGCGGCCCGGCGAGCCAGGTGCTCCGGGTCCGCCCGATGGAGGCGCTTCGACAGGAGTGA
- a CDS encoding ATPase, T2SS/T4P/T4SS family has product MYSEDAFPSAPAEPFRDVPRAAPVPPVVPAHREREGTIQDRIIRPLLEAGELAAHDVEAAYQAAAADRERRSAVFHLVEMGRITAERALHTLGRVFGVETVSLAAERPLRSVLDLIDGETARQIRVIPLRIQGRDLLVANGDPYDLSSLSRIRDITGLSPVPLLADDHSLDTLVRTAYAVADKLHRVMGEAQRSGARVRARASISEEIENAVKDAQVPQMVEAFIEDAVKKRASDVHFEFFDDSGRIRYRIDGQLVVVKELDPTWGREIVNRIKVLAGLNSAQDRTPEDGRMKHTMDGADVEFRVSTLPTDWGCEHAVLRVLARAETPVDLTRVGMPPREYAAFTEAIDRPQGMILVTGPTGSGKSTTLYAALDHLNDPSRSIITIEDPVERKIRGVRQTSVGANTGMTFATALRSILRQDPNVIMVGEIRDAETAGTAVKASMTGHLLLSTLHTNDAPSTVARLLDIGIEPYNLVDALSLIVAQRLVRQICPRCRDAHHPTERETARAGLTPDEVATIPFCKGTGCSYCNRSGYFGRQGLFEMMPLTPALREAIVARRPGAELRALAVAEGMTTLRQAGIDRMRAGETTLEEVTRETMG; this is encoded by the coding sequence ATGTACAGCGAAGACGCCTTCCCTTCCGCCCCCGCGGAGCCGTTCCGCGACGTGCCACGCGCCGCGCCCGTGCCGCCGGTCGTCCCCGCGCACCGCGAGCGCGAGGGGACGATCCAGGACCGCATCATCCGCCCCCTGCTGGAGGCGGGCGAGCTGGCGGCGCACGACGTGGAGGCGGCGTACCAGGCGGCCGCTGCGGACCGCGAGCGGCGCAGCGCCGTCTTCCACCTGGTGGAGATGGGCCGAATCACGGCCGAGCGCGCGCTCCACACGCTGGGGCGCGTCTTCGGCGTGGAGACGGTGAGCCTCGCCGCCGAACGTCCCCTCCGCAGCGTCCTGGACCTGATCGACGGCGAGACGGCGCGGCAGATCCGCGTGATCCCGCTGCGCATCCAGGGACGCGACCTGCTGGTTGCCAACGGCGACCCGTACGACCTCTCATCGCTGAGCCGCATCCGCGACATCACGGGGCTCTCGCCCGTCCCGCTGCTGGCCGACGACCACTCGCTCGACACGCTGGTGCGCACCGCCTACGCCGTGGCGGACAAGCTTCACCGCGTGATGGGCGAGGCGCAGCGGAGCGGCGCACGGGTGCGCGCCCGCGCCTCCATCAGCGAAGAGATCGAGAACGCGGTCAAGGACGCGCAGGTGCCGCAGATGGTGGAGGCGTTCATCGAAGACGCCGTCAAGAAGCGCGCGTCCGACGTGCACTTCGAGTTCTTTGACGACTCCGGACGCATCCGCTACCGCATCGACGGGCAGCTCGTGGTTGTGAAGGAGCTGGACCCCACCTGGGGGCGCGAGATCGTCAACCGCATCAAGGTGCTCGCCGGCCTCAACTCCGCGCAGGACCGCACCCCCGAGGACGGCCGGATGAAGCACACCATGGACGGCGCCGACGTGGAGTTCCGCGTCAGCACCCTCCCGACCGACTGGGGGTGCGAGCACGCCGTCCTCCGCGTGCTGGCGCGCGCCGAGACGCCGGTGGACCTGACGCGCGTGGGGATGCCGCCGCGCGAGTACGCCGCCTTCACCGAGGCCATCGACCGCCCGCAGGGGATGATCCTGGTGACCGGCCCCACCGGCTCCGGCAAGTCCACCACGCTCTACGCCGCGCTGGACCACCTCAACGACCCATCGCGCAGCATCATCACCATCGAGGACCCGGTGGAGCGGAAGATCCGCGGCGTGCGCCAGACCTCGGTGGGCGCGAACACGGGGATGACCTTCGCCACGGCGCTGCGCTCGATCCTTCGCCAGGACCCCAACGTCATCATGGTCGGCGAGATCCGCGACGCGGAGACGGCGGGCACGGCGGTCAAGGCGTCGATGACGGGCCACCTCCTGCTCTCGACCCTGCACACCAACGACGCGCCCTCCACGGTGGCGCGCCTGCTGGACATCGGCATCGAGCCGTACAACCTGGTGGACGCGCTCTCACTGATCGTTGCGCAGCGCCTGGTGCGCCAGATCTGCCCCCGCTGCCGCGACGCGCACCACCCCACCGAGCGCGAGACCGCCCGCGCCGGCCTCACTCCGGACGAGGTCGCCACCATCCCGTTCTGCAAGGGAACGGGGTGCTCGTACTGCAACCGCAGCGGCTACTTCGGGCGGCAGGGCCTCTTTGAGATGATGCCGCTGACCCCCGCCCTGCGCGAGGCGATCGTCGCGCGCCGCCCCGGCGCCGAGCTCCGCGCCCTCGCCGTCGCCGAAGGCATGACGACGCTCCGCCAGGCCGGCATCGACCGCATGCGCGCCGGCGAGACGACGCTGGAAGAGGTTACGCGGGAGACGATGGGGTGA
- a CDS encoding HD domain-containing phosphohydrolase, which yields MSLLEFPPNASAESARQLGIYALARKIELASRRSPGGELPPALRSAAVMGLVRYAGIADDAGEAHARRVGDLSFRIAEGLGWQPEHAETLRVAAALHDVGKVGVPGAILRMPTPLNDDERRVLRMHTWLGYRLFGRAEYPVLKMARVVALGHHERWDGSGYPRALRDFRIPEAARIVAVADTYDTMVRPRPYRDPIPAPEALDRMDRMRARAFDPEIWTQFLRVRDQAPPGVALAG from the coding sequence ATGTCGTTGCTGGAGTTCCCCCCCAACGCGAGCGCGGAGTCGGCCCGGCAGCTCGGGATCTATGCCCTGGCGCGCAAGATCGAGCTGGCGAGCCGTCGCTCCCCCGGGGGCGAGCTTCCGCCCGCGCTGCGCAGCGCCGCAGTCATGGGGCTGGTGCGCTACGCCGGCATCGCCGACGACGCCGGGGAGGCGCACGCACGCCGCGTGGGCGACCTGTCGTTCCGCATCGCCGAAGGGCTGGGGTGGCAGCCGGAGCACGCGGAAACGCTGCGGGTGGCCGCCGCGCTGCACGACGTGGGGAAGGTGGGCGTGCCGGGCGCCATCCTCCGGATGCCCACGCCGCTGAACGACGACGAGCGGCGGGTGCTGAGGATGCACACCTGGCTGGGGTACCGCCTCTTTGGCCGCGCGGAGTACCCGGTGCTGAAGATGGCCCGCGTGGTCGCCCTCGGCCATCACGAGCGGTGGGACGGCTCCGGCTACCCGCGCGCGCTGCGCGACTTCCGCATCCCCGAGGCGGCGCGCATCGTGGCGGTGGCGGACACGTACGACACCATGGTCCGCCCGCGCCCCTACCGCGACCCCATCCCCGCCCCCGAGGCCCTGGACCGCATGGACCGCATGCGCGCGCGCGCCTTCGATCCGGAGATCTGGACGCAGTTCCTCCGCGTCCGCGACCAGGCGCCGCCGGGCGTGGCGCTGGCGGGGTAG
- a CDS encoding PQQ-binding-like beta-propeller repeat protein, giving the protein MYAISAAGTLKWSVETGEIRGAPVESNGVVYVGSVGRRLYALDAASGAVRWNVAVPFDINAAPAVAGDGSVYVVSDRVYRVSSTGTIISSATGDARSHLTIDAEGFLYLSGTTYTKLYGSGAAAAGWSQFQGDERHSGTR; this is encoded by the coding sequence GTGTACGCGATCTCAGCGGCCGGAACCCTCAAGTGGAGTGTGGAGACCGGTGAGATACGCGGGGCACCCGTTGAGTCCAACGGCGTCGTCTACGTGGGCAGCGTGGGCCGCCGCCTCTACGCCCTGGACGCGGCATCGGGAGCCGTCCGCTGGAATGTGGCTGTTCCGTTCGACATCAACGCGGCGCCCGCGGTAGCCGGCGATGGCTCGGTGTACGTGGTTTCCGACCGGGTGTACCGCGTCTCCAGCACCGGAACGATCATCTCCTCGGCCACCGGAGATGCTCGTTCGCACCTGACGATCGACGCGGAAGGGTTCCTCTATCTCTCCGGAACCACCTACACCAAGCTATACGGCAGCGGTGCGGCTGCGGCCGGGTGGTCGCAATTCCAGGGAGATGAGCGGCATTCCGGCACGCGGTGA
- a CDS encoding lytic transglycosylase domain-containing protein, protein MHPQRTSRGLAAPPPGVSQTAWTLLLAALALSTAFATWRVRSMEARPTPTAEPAPLPEAFASAPAEGTRTMRRTVVERAPARSGESLAAVRARLAASGGRTPAGEVDAWTLRLAAAPGRREETRRALERMRHLEPIIRAALARERIPRDLLYLALVESSFRPAATSRVGAAGVWQFMPGTARGYGLEVGTWVDERRDPVRASYAAARHLRDLHEQLGGWHLAAAAYNCGSGCVRRALRMHGGEPGGGELRYWRIRPYLPRETRDYVPKLLAAARIARDPEAFGFGGVDGDAPLAYREVVAPGGTSLERVARWAGAPESAVAALNPHLVRGQTPPGRPWAVRVPVR, encoded by the coding sequence ATGCACCCACAACGCACATCGCGTGGGCTCGCCGCGCCGCCGCCGGGCGTGTCGCAGACCGCGTGGACGCTGCTGCTCGCCGCGCTGGCGCTCTCAACCGCGTTCGCCACCTGGCGCGTGAGGTCGATGGAGGCGCGCCCCACGCCGACGGCCGAGCCCGCGCCGCTGCCGGAGGCGTTCGCTTCCGCGCCCGCCGAAGGGACGCGCACGATGCGCCGGACCGTCGTGGAGAGGGCGCCGGCGAGGAGCGGTGAGTCGCTGGCGGCGGTAAGGGCGCGGCTCGCGGCGAGCGGCGGACGCACGCCGGCCGGCGAGGTGGACGCGTGGACGCTGCGGCTGGCGGCCGCGCCGGGGCGCCGGGAGGAGACGCGGCGCGCGCTGGAGCGGATGCGGCACCTGGAGCCCATCATCCGCGCGGCGCTGGCGCGGGAGAGGATTCCGCGCGACCTGCTGTACCTGGCGCTGGTGGAGTCAAGCTTCCGCCCGGCGGCGACGAGCCGGGTGGGCGCGGCGGGGGTGTGGCAGTTCATGCCCGGCACCGCGCGCGGCTACGGGCTGGAGGTGGGCACCTGGGTGGACGAGCGGCGCGACCCCGTGCGCGCCTCGTACGCCGCCGCCCGCCACCTGCGCGACCTGCACGAGCAGCTCGGCGGATGGCACCTGGCCGCCGCCGCGTACAATTGCGGCTCGGGGTGCGTGCGCCGCGCGCTGCGCATGCACGGCGGCGAGCCTGGCGGCGGCGAGCTGCGCTACTGGCGCATCCGCCCCTACCTGCCGCGCGAGACGCGCGACTACGTGCCCAAGCTCCTCGCCGCCGCGCGCATCGCGCGAGATCCCGAGGCATTCGGCTTCGGCGGGGTGGATGGCGATGCGCCGCTCGCCTACCGCGAGGTGGTGGCCCCCGGCGGGACCTCGCTGGAGCGCGTCGCGCGCTGGGCCGGCGCCCCCGAATCCGCCGTCGCCGCCCTCAACCCGCACCTGGTGCGCGGCCAGACGCCGCCCGGCCGCCCCTGGGCCGTGCGCGTCCCCGTCCGCTGA
- a CDS encoding Ig-like domain-containing protein: MTGPSSGMRVGQTMQLAATARDAAGNALSGRSFAWSSTSEAIASVSSGGMVTSTAPGTVTIRATADGKTGEVTLTITPRPIGSVTVSPQAASIIAGTTQQLTAAVFDTAGGPLADRPVTWTSSDPAVATVAANGMVSAIRAGGPVTITATAEGKSGTAAITVTPEPVATVALEPGSATIQVGAAVQFRVVARDAAGNVLVGRSATLISSNAAVATVDESGMVRGVSVGTSILTATSEGKSTTATITVIPVPIATLAIDPASASVAVGATLQLRIIARDAAGNELVGRPVTLASSNPQVATLSLGTVVNGVSIGTAQIRATAEGKEATATISVVAPPPLTRVWESAPGGVAGPAAVHGGRMYAVDMNPGLLEAIDSRTGSVLWRVSLGGSAYYTYPAVDRLGNVYVGGPDYVLRSHTPTGTVRWQVNVGAESRVAVSGDTLYAGTSTGVTAYTLGGTQLWKTPNRRAPARSGRADLHAWRRSDCRARPCHGCNALEDQPRDRTDHRVGCRGQRWDVVRRFAGP; encoded by the coding sequence GTGACCGGCCCGTCGAGCGGAATGCGGGTGGGGCAGACGATGCAGCTTGCCGCGACGGCGAGGGACGCCGCCGGCAACGCACTCTCCGGCCGCAGCTTCGCCTGGTCCAGCACGAGCGAGGCAATTGCTTCGGTCAGCTCGGGCGGGATGGTGACCTCGACCGCGCCCGGCACGGTGACGATCCGGGCGACGGCGGATGGGAAGACGGGCGAGGTGACGCTCACCATAACTCCCAGGCCCATCGGTTCGGTGACGGTGTCTCCGCAGGCGGCGAGCATCATCGCGGGCACCACGCAGCAGCTCACCGCGGCCGTATTCGACACCGCGGGCGGGCCGCTGGCCGACCGGCCGGTCACCTGGACCTCGTCGGACCCGGCGGTCGCCACCGTCGCGGCGAACGGGATGGTGAGCGCGATTCGCGCGGGCGGCCCGGTCACGATCACCGCGACCGCCGAAGGGAAGAGCGGTACCGCCGCCATCACCGTGACGCCGGAGCCGGTCGCCACCGTGGCGCTCGAGCCCGGCTCCGCCACCATCCAGGTGGGCGCGGCCGTCCAGTTCCGCGTGGTCGCGCGCGATGCCGCCGGAAACGTCCTCGTGGGGCGGAGCGCGACGCTCATCAGCTCCAACGCCGCCGTCGCCACGGTCGACGAGTCCGGAATGGTCAGAGGCGTATCGGTGGGCACGTCGATCCTGACGGCGACGAGCGAGGGGAAGTCCACAACGGCCACCATCACCGTCATCCCGGTCCCGATCGCGACGCTGGCGATCGACCCCGCATCCGCGTCCGTCGCGGTGGGGGCGACGCTGCAACTGCGGATCATCGCGCGCGACGCCGCCGGCAACGAGCTGGTCGGAAGGCCGGTCACCCTCGCCAGCTCCAATCCTCAGGTGGCGACCCTGAGCTTGGGCACCGTGGTGAACGGAGTGTCGATCGGCACCGCGCAGATCAGGGCCACGGCCGAGGGCAAGGAAGCGACCGCCACGATATCGGTGGTCGCGCCGCCTCCGCTGACGCGCGTATGGGAGAGCGCACCGGGCGGCGTCGCCGGTCCCGCCGCCGTGCACGGCGGCAGAATGTACGCGGTGGACATGAACCCGGGGCTGCTCGAGGCGATCGATTCGCGCACGGGTAGCGTCCTCTGGCGAGTGTCGCTGGGCGGCTCGGCGTACTACACGTACCCGGCGGTCGACCGGCTGGGCAACGTCTACGTCGGTGGCCCGGACTACGTTCTCCGCTCCCACACCCCCACCGGAACGGTACGCTGGCAGGTGAACGTGGGGGCCGAGTCCAGAGTGGCCGTATCCGGCGACACGCTCTACGCGGGGACGTCCACCGGAGTCACCGCCTACACGCTGGGCGGCACCCAGCTCTGGAAGACACCAAACCGGCGGGCACCTGCTCGTTCAGGGCGGGCGGATCTACACGCTTGGCGGCGGAGCGATTGTCGCGCTCGACCGTGCCACGGGTGCAATGCTCTGGAGGATCAACCCCGCGACCGAACCGATCATCGCGTCGGGTGCCGTGGGCAGCGATGGGACGTTGTACGTCGGTTCGCTGGACCGTAA
- a CDS encoding PadR family transcriptional regulator, which produces MSPHASSDILRGTLDLLILKALSLEPMHGWSIAHRLEQLSGDALRVGAGSLYPALQRLEERGLLVSEWGVTEENRRAKYYKLTAAGRGALGEESRSWQEYVRMMDTILRTT; this is translated from the coding sequence ATGTCACCGCACGCATCCAGCGACATCCTTCGTGGTACGCTCGACCTCCTGATCCTGAAGGCGCTTTCGCTGGAGCCCATGCACGGGTGGTCGATCGCACACCGGCTGGAGCAGCTCTCTGGCGACGCGCTGCGCGTGGGAGCGGGATCACTCTACCCCGCGCTCCAGCGCCTGGAAGAGCGTGGGCTGCTGGTGAGTGAATGGGGCGTTACCGAGGAGAACCGCCGGGCCAAGTACTACAAGCTGACAGCGGCTGGCCGCGGCGCACTCGGGGAGGAGTCGCGGAGCTGGCAGGAGTACGTGCGAATGATGGACACCATCCTGCGCACCACCTGA